The following is a genomic window from Brucella pseudogrignonensis.
GCGCCGATCTGAGGAAACTAGATCGAGTGCGCTCGGAGGAACCACGATGAGCATTGAAGCAAAGACCAAAGAAACAGCCAATCCGCGTATCCGTTTGGGTATGGTTGGTGGCGGAGCGGGCGCTTTCATCGGTGGCGTCCATCGCATGGCGTCGCGGCTCGACAACCGTTTTGAACTGGTGGCAGGTGCGCTTTCGTCTTCTGCGGAAAAAGCGCAGGCTTCGGGGCGTGAGCTGGGACTTGCGGAAGACCGCATTTATTCGAGCTATAAAGAAATGGCGATCCGCGAAGCGCGTCTTAAAAGTGGCATTGAAGCGGTGGCCATCGTGACGCCGAACCATGTGCATTATGATGCCGCGAAGGAGTTTCTGCGCCGTGGCATTCATGTGATCTGTGATAAGCCACTGACTTCGACCTTAGCTGATGCGAAGAAGCTTAAGAAAGTCGCTGATGAGAGTGGCGCATTGTTTGTGCTCACCCATAATTACACTGGCTATCCGATGGTGCGACAGGCGCGCGAAATGATCGCCAATGGCGAGCTTGGCGATCTGCGTGTGGTGCAGGTCGAATATGCGCAAGACTGGCTTACGGAAGCGGTTGAAGAAACTGGCGCCAAGGGCGCTGTCTGGCGTACTGATCCGGCACAATCGGGTCTTGGCGGAGCAACGGGTGATATTGGCACCCATGCCTTTAACCTTGCATCCTTTGTGACTGACCTCACACTTGAAAGCTTAGCAGCTGATCTTGACAGCTTTGTTCCGGGACGCCGTCTTGATGACAATGCGCATGTGATGCTGCGTTTCGCTGGTGGTGCCAAGGGTATGCTCTGGTGCAGTCAAGTCGCGCCGGGTAATGAAAACGCACTGCGTTTGCGCGTCTATGGCACCAAGGGCGGGATTGAATGGGCTCAGGAAGACCCGAACCGACTGTGGTTTACGCCATTTGGTGATCAGAAACGTCTTATCACTCGCGGTGGAGCAGGCGCGGGCGATGCGGCAGCGCGTGTTACACGAATCCCGGCTGGGCACCCGGAGGGTTATCTCGAAGCTTTTGCAACGATCTATACGGAAGCTGCGAATGCAATTCAGGCGCGACGTGACAATGCGAAGGTTGATAGTGCGGTCATTTATCCAACCGTTGATGACGGGGTGAGGGGCGTATCATTTATCGATGCTTGTGTGCGTTCGTCCAATAAAAACGGAGGATGGGTTAGTCTCTGATACCGTGAGAGATTAAACTAGAAGCGTCGCCGTCTTCGGCGGCGTTTTTGTTTGGGTGTTTAGTTCCTCTTACCTTTCAAATTGTTTCGCCGCAGAAAAGCCATCTTGATTTCATGTCTGGCGCAAACGGGCCTGAAAAAAAGCCGACCCTCGTTGCTGGTTGCTCTTCTTAGGCGTGCGTGTTCAAAAATTTCGAAAGCGTGCCATGCAGAAGTTTCGTCCCACAATCGCCAGCGGACCATTGTGTCTTTTAACGGCGCTCTATGTTCTTATCTTTACAAATACCTCATTTTGGTATGCGATCAGCACTTATTATGCTGATGCCCCGTTTAGACTTGCGGGGATCGCTGTCGTTCTGCTTTTGCTTTATGTTGCATTATTTGTTCTTTTTTCAGCAAAATATATCATCAAGCCAATGCTGATCTTTTTTGTGATGATTGCAGCGGGTGGCTCCTATTTCACAGACACGTTTGGTACGATTATTGACAAATACGTTGTCGAGGCGGCGCTTACGACGACGCAGGCAGAATCTGGTGCGCTGCTTACCTCAAGCTATCTCTGGCATATGACATTATTTGGTATTGTGCCTTCGCTGCTGATCGCTTGGGTACGGGTAAAACATCGCCCGATACTCTCCAAGTTGCTTGTGAATACCGGCGTTATCCTAAGCTGTGTGATCGTATCTGTTGTGATAATCGGTTCGAATTATGCGGCCTATTCCTCCATGTTCCGCGAACACGGCACTGATATTATGCAGAAGATAATGCCAAGCACACCTATCGCGAGCACAATTCAGTATGTTTCACACGTATATAAAAATCGCGATATCGTAATGGAGCCATTGGGTTTGGATGCCAAGCAGACGCTTACGCAGCTGCCAGCAGGCAAAAAGCTGGTGACCGTTGTCGTGGTCGGCGAAACAGCGCGTGCCGAGAATTTCAGCCTGAATGGATATGCGCGTGAAACCAATCCAGAATTGAAGAAGCGCGATGTTATTGCTTTTACAGATACATCAAGCTGTGGCACCGAAACCTCCGTTTCGGTGCCGTGCATGTTTTCGCCTTTCACGCGTGAGGATTATTCCAACACGAAGTTCCGCGGCTCAGAAAACCTGATGGACGTTCTCAAACATGCGGGCGTGCAAACGAGTTGGTATGAGAATAATACTGGCAGTAAGGGCGTTGCCGAGCGCATCAAGCTGGTTGAGTTGCAGGCTTCACACGACAAGCGCTATTGCGAGGGCGGTGAATGTCTTGATCAGATTTTGATCGATAATCTGTCGAAACAACTGAATGAAACAACAGACAATGCGACTATTGTTTTGCATATGACGGGTAGCCATGGCCCAGCCTATTATCGTCGTTACACGGCGGACTATGCGGGTTTTCAGCCAGACTGTCGCTCAAATGACTTTGCCAAATGCTCGCATGAGGAAATCGTAAACGCCTACGACAACTCCATTCTTTACACGGATCATATTTTGTCTGAAGTTATCGATCTCCTGAAAGCACATCAGGACAAATTTGCATCTTCGATGATTTATATGTCTGATCACGGCGAATCGCTCGGTGAAAATGGTCTCTATCTTCACGCGGCACCCTATTTTATTGCGCCATCGCAGCAGACCCATATTCCGTTTATCACGTGGTTTTCGCCGGATTATGCCGCCGATACGGGGTTGAATCTTGATTGCTTGCGCAAAACAACTGCTGAGCCGTCTTCACATGACAATTTATTTCATACGGTACTTGGCATGATGGCGGTTAAAACATCCGCCTATGATCAGAATCTTGATCGGTTTGCAGCCTGCCGAAAGCCGCATGATGTTGCATTAAACTAGAAATAAAAACCCCGCTCGGTGAGCGGGGTTTTTTTACTGGGCTTATCAAACGTAGCGGTTAACGACGTTTTCCAGATACTCCTGACGGCCAGATTTTGGCTGCGGGTTGATATTTTTTGTTTCGACTTCTGACGCGATTTGCTCCAACGAAAGGCTGGTGGCGAGCTTTTTGCCGAAATCGCCAGACCAGCCAGCGTAGCGTTCATCCAATGGCTTGGTCAGCGCGCCGTCTTCAATCATGCGAGCAGCAGCCTTGAGGCCACGTGCACAGCAATCCATACCGCCAATATGGCCGATCAGCAGATCCTGCGGATCAAGTGACTGACGACGTAGTTTGGCATCAAAATTAGTGCCGCCATTTTTGAAGCCACCGTCGAGCAGAACCTGATAATAGGCAAGCGCCATTTCTGGTACATTGTTCGGGAATTGGTCTGTGTCCCAGCCAGATTGATAATCATTGCGGTTCATGTCGATGGAGCCAAGAATGCCGAGGCTGCGGGCCAGTGCCAGTTCATGCTCGAACGAATGACCGGCGAGAATTGCGTGGCCCTGTTCGATATTGACCTTCACCTCATTCTCAAGACCATAGCGCTTGAGGAAGCCATAAACCGTGGCAACATCATAATCGTATTGATGCTTTGTTGGCTCCTGGGGTTTTGGTTCGATCAGGATTGTTCCCTTGAAGCCGATCTTGTGCTTGTATTCGACCACGAGGTTGAGGAAGCGTCCCATATTGTCGAGTTCGCGTGTCAGGTCGGTGTTGAGAAGAGTTTCATAACCTTCACGGCCGCCCCAAAGCACGTAATTGTCGCCACCAAGACGTTTCGTAGCGTCAAGACAGGTTTTGACGGTGGCGGCTGCAAAAGCAAAGACTTCCGGATCAGGATTGGTCGCAGCACCGGACATATAACGGCGATGTGAGAAGAGGTTCGCCGTGCCCCACAAAAGCTTGATGCCGGTTTCAGCCTGCTTCCGCTCGAAAATGTCGACGATGGCTTCGAGGTTCTTTGTGTTCTCAGCGAAGTTGTCGCCCTCCGGACGAACATCGGCATCATGGAAGCAATAAAATGGCGCGCCGAGCAGCGAGAAAAATTCAAACGCAACATCGGCTTTTA
Proteins encoded in this region:
- a CDS encoding phosphoethanolamine--lipid A transferase, yielding MQKFRPTIASGPLCLLTALYVLIFTNTSFWYAISTYYADAPFRLAGIAVVLLLLYVALFVLFSAKYIIKPMLIFFVMIAAGGSYFTDTFGTIIDKYVVEAALTTTQAESGALLTSSYLWHMTLFGIVPSLLIAWVRVKHRPILSKLLVNTGVILSCVIVSVVIIGSNYAAYSSMFREHGTDIMQKIMPSTPIASTIQYVSHVYKNRDIVMEPLGLDAKQTLTQLPAGKKLVTVVVVGETARAENFSLNGYARETNPELKKRDVIAFTDTSSCGTETSVSVPCMFSPFTREDYSNTKFRGSENLMDVLKHAGVQTSWYENNTGSKGVAERIKLVELQASHDKRYCEGGECLDQILIDNLSKQLNETTDNATIVLHMTGSHGPAYYRRYTADYAGFQPDCRSNDFAKCSHEEIVNAYDNSILYTDHILSEVIDLLKAHQDKFASSMIYMSDHGESLGENGLYLHAAPYFIAPSQQTHIPFITWFSPDYAADTGLNLDCLRKTTAEPSSHDNLFHTVLGMMAVKTSAYDQNLDRFAACRKPHDVALN
- the xylA gene encoding xylose isomerase, which translates into the protein MSTGFFGDIQKIRYEGPDSDNPLAFRHYNPDEIVMGKRLEDHLRFAVAYWHSFAWEGGDPFGGRTFDRPWYKDGLEAAKLKADVAFEFFSLLGAPFYCFHDADVRPEGDNFAENTKNLEAIVDIFERKQAETGIKLLWGTANLFSHRRYMSGAATNPDPEVFAFAAATVKTCLDATKRLGGDNYVLWGGREGYETLLNTDLTRELDNMGRFLNLVVEYKHKIGFKGTILIEPKPQEPTKHQYDYDVATVYGFLKRYGLENEVKVNIEQGHAILAGHSFEHELALARSLGILGSIDMNRNDYQSGWDTDQFPNNVPEMALAYYQVLLDGGFKNGGTNFDAKLRRQSLDPQDLLIGHIGGMDCCARGLKAAARMIEDGALTKPLDERYAGWSGDFGKKLATSLSLEQIASEVETKNINPQPKSGRQEYLENVVNRYV
- a CDS encoding Gfo/Idh/MocA family oxidoreductase; the protein is MSIEAKTKETANPRIRLGMVGGGAGAFIGGVHRMASRLDNRFELVAGALSSSAEKAQASGRELGLAEDRIYSSYKEMAIREARLKSGIEAVAIVTPNHVHYDAAKEFLRRGIHVICDKPLTSTLADAKKLKKVADESGALFVLTHNYTGYPMVRQAREMIANGELGDLRVVQVEYAQDWLTEAVEETGAKGAVWRTDPAQSGLGGATGDIGTHAFNLASFVTDLTLESLAADLDSFVPGRRLDDNAHVMLRFAGGAKGMLWCSQVAPGNENALRLRVYGTKGGIEWAQEDPNRLWFTPFGDQKRLITRGGAGAGDAAARVTRIPAGHPEGYLEAFATIYTEAANAIQARRDNAKVDSAVIYPTVDDGVRGVSFIDACVRSSNKNGGWVSL